One window of the Synechococcus sp. CC9311 genome contains the following:
- a CDS encoding GMC oxidoreductase, producing MPLKPFEAIVIGSGATGGVATQTLAEAGIRVLVVESGPDLSAQEALGSEPINSMRRVRGLLSGQHRNQAQHPGYWKHNPRLYADERRYPYSTPKDQPFLWTQGRQVGGRSLTWGGITLRLSDLEFKAAERDGHGHSWPISHQDLDAHYSALERQFAIHGNRDGLAQLPDGCTIAPLSFTPEEQQLAAALQGSADIEMIHSRGFSAHQPSPKCPWPPSSSPGSSLKTALSTGRVEVLSGHLAERLLMNRDRSRASGVVVIDQRNGERIKLEAPLVVLCASTIASLRFLLLSERSATEGGFEDPSASLGRHLMDHVSTCRFFQVPSRSGRESLQELDPTSQLSGAGSFFLPFGSLPPQRSGALPFSRGYGLWGAINRFDPPWWLKRNPDCRLGFLIGHGEVLPSHQNRVTLSETVDRWGVPIPHISCRWGTNETAMVAHMHTLMNEAIALGGGEIQPLTDLVMMPLIEPIVGNLEAMKAGAPPPGYYVHELGGAPMGNDENDSVVDSWNRLWRCPNVLVVDGSCWTTSAWQSPTLTMMAITRRACQQALKPENA from the coding sequence GTGCCGCTGAAACCCTTCGAAGCCATCGTGATCGGTTCAGGTGCAACCGGAGGTGTAGCCACCCAAACGCTTGCTGAAGCAGGGATTCGCGTCTTGGTGGTGGAATCAGGCCCCGACCTGAGCGCTCAAGAAGCCCTGGGCAGCGAACCCATCAACAGCATGAGACGCGTCCGTGGCCTGCTCAGCGGTCAGCACCGAAACCAGGCCCAGCATCCCGGCTATTGGAAACACAATCCACGTCTCTATGCCGATGAACGGCGCTATCCCTACTCCACACCAAAAGATCAACCTTTCCTCTGGACACAAGGGCGCCAAGTTGGCGGCAGGAGTTTGACCTGGGGTGGAATCACCCTGCGACTCTCTGATCTGGAATTCAAAGCTGCAGAGCGGGATGGCCACGGACACTCCTGGCCTATTTCCCATCAAGATCTAGATGCTCATTATTCCGCTCTGGAAAGGCAATTTGCCATTCATGGCAACAGAGATGGACTCGCACAACTCCCAGATGGTTGCACTATCGCACCCCTGAGTTTCACCCCAGAGGAACAACAGTTGGCTGCCGCCCTCCAGGGCTCGGCTGACATCGAGATGATTCACTCACGCGGTTTTTCAGCGCATCAACCATCCCCAAAGTGTCCATGGCCGCCATCGAGCAGTCCTGGAAGCAGTCTTAAAACGGCCCTCTCCACTGGACGCGTAGAGGTGCTGTCAGGGCATCTGGCAGAACGCCTGCTGATGAACCGTGATCGAAGTCGTGCCAGCGGAGTCGTTGTGATCGATCAACGCAATGGAGAGCGAATCAAGCTGGAGGCCCCTTTAGTGGTTCTGTGCGCTTCCACAATTGCGTCCCTGCGATTTTTGTTGCTCTCAGAACGGTCAGCGACTGAAGGAGGTTTTGAAGACCCCTCCGCAAGCCTGGGACGTCACTTGATGGATCACGTCTCAACGTGTCGCTTCTTTCAAGTCCCAAGCAGGAGTGGCCGTGAATCTCTCCAAGAACTTGATCCCACCAGCCAGTTGTCGGGAGCTGGAAGTTTTTTCCTTCCCTTTGGAAGTCTTCCACCACAACGCTCTGGAGCGCTGCCCTTTTCCAGGGGGTATGGACTTTGGGGCGCGATTAATCGCTTTGATCCACCTTGGTGGTTAAAAAGGAATCCCGACTGCCGCTTGGGATTTCTGATTGGTCATGGAGAGGTTCTTCCCTCCCATCAGAACAGGGTGACCTTGTCGGAAACAGTGGATCGCTGGGGAGTCCCCATTCCACATATCAGCTGCCGATGGGGAACGAACGAGACAGCAATGGTGGCTCATATGCACACCTTGATGAATGAGGCCATTGCCCTAGGCGGAGGGGAAATTCAACCCTTAACCGATCTGGTCATGATGCCGCTGATCGAACCCATTGTCGGCAATTTGGAAGCGATGAAAGCAGGCGCTCCTCCACCTGGTTATTACGTGCATGAGCTGGGTGGAGCTCCGATGGGCAATGATGAGAACGACAGCGTTGTGGATTCCTGGAATCGACTCTGGCGCTGTCCGAACGTCTTAGTCGTTGATGGCTCTTGTTGGACCACTTCGGCGTGGCAAAGTCCAACATTGACGATGATGGCCATCACGAGGAGAGCTTGCCAGCAGGCTCTCAAGCCTGAGAACGCATGA
- a CDS encoding asparaginase gives MTLPPGYGRSTRNSGCPAFEVVLKRGSSVESVHRVHAVVCDSKGRILMKAGQANHETFVRSALKPFQALPALSSGASGSYDFGDRGLAISCASHAGTAEHAREAFRLLWNAQLETDALQCPIPGWGHSPLEHNCSGKHAAFLATARKMGWPLESYLKGDHPLQQEINRRVGEFLGLPAEELVAERDDCGAPTLLLQLSQIALLYAHLGSSTHAELEQISRAMLAHPKLVAGEGRFDTELMSRSHQQVISKGGAEGVQCLSRTGDGLGVAIKVEDGSRRAKQAVALHLLRQLDWITQGSLDDLEDKMLIMGPGVRLEVKGELRA, from the coding sequence ATGACACTTCCTCCTGGCTACGGCAGATCGACCAGAAATTCCGGCTGTCCTGCTTTTGAGGTCGTGCTGAAAAGAGGTTCATCGGTGGAATCAGTCCATCGCGTGCATGCCGTTGTCTGTGATTCAAAGGGAAGAATCCTGATGAAAGCTGGGCAGGCCAATCATGAAACCTTCGTGAGATCAGCACTCAAGCCCTTTCAAGCCTTGCCTGCTCTCAGCAGTGGCGCCTCTGGAAGCTATGACTTTGGTGATCGAGGCTTGGCAATTAGTTGCGCCTCGCATGCAGGGACTGCCGAACACGCAAGGGAAGCGTTCCGACTGCTTTGGAACGCCCAACTGGAAACTGACGCTCTCCAGTGCCCAATTCCTGGATGGGGTCATAGTCCCCTGGAGCACAATTGCTCCGGCAAACATGCTGCATTCCTTGCCACAGCAAGAAAAATGGGGTGGCCCTTGGAGAGCTATCTCAAGGGAGATCATCCACTGCAGCAAGAGATCAATCGACGCGTTGGAGAATTCCTCGGACTACCTGCTGAGGAACTCGTCGCAGAGCGCGATGACTGCGGTGCGCCCACCCTGCTTTTGCAACTCTCCCAGATCGCTTTGCTCTATGCCCATCTCGGCTCTTCAACCCATGCCGAACTGGAGCAAATCAGCAGAGCCATGCTCGCCCACCCCAAACTTGTTGCAGGAGAAGGCCGTTTCGACACCGAGTTGATGTCCCGCTCGCATCAGCAGGTAATCAGCAAAGGTGGCGCCGAAGGCGTTCAGTGTCTCAGCAGAACAGGAGATGGCCTGGGAGTGGCGATCAAAGTGGAAGATGGCTCTCGCCGGGCCAAACAGGCTGTAGCGCTCCATCTCCTGCGCCAACTGGATTGGATTACTCAGGGGAGCCTGGACGATCTGGAGGACAAGATGTTGATCATGGGTCCAGGAGTGAGACTTGAAGTGAAGGGAGAACTACGCGCGTGA
- a CDS encoding CGLD27 family protein: MAATISCPVPPDQRPQEEFTQLSQSWFFAWPRHRQIDLDKALLLSWLLIVPLTVLIASGSWSLRHDPIRLVLAGAVSGLVLPMLLLVRQWLGWSYVHKRLLSERVEYEESGWYDGQVWEKPLSWRERDLLLAQHEVRPILGRLGRAMATTTGLILGGASLCQAL; the protein is encoded by the coding sequence ATGGCTGCGACTATCTCCTGTCCTGTTCCTCCCGACCAACGTCCTCAGGAAGAGTTCACCCAGCTGAGCCAATCGTGGTTTTTTGCCTGGCCGCGTCATCGACAAATTGATTTAGACAAGGCTTTGCTTTTGAGTTGGCTTCTGATCGTTCCTCTCACGGTGCTGATTGCAAGCGGTAGTTGGAGCTTGAGACACGATCCAATCCGTCTTGTCCTCGCAGGTGCTGTTTCTGGGCTCGTTTTGCCGATGTTGTTATTGGTACGTCAATGGTTGGGTTGGAGTTACGTCCACAAGCGTCTTCTTTCTGAACGGGTGGAATACGAAGAATCGGGTTGGTATGACGGGCAAGTTTGGGAAAAACCCTTGTCCTGGCGGGAGCGAGATCTGCTGCTTGCTCAGCATGAAGTTCGCCCGATCCTGGGACGGCTTGGCAGAGCCATGGCCACAACAACAGGGCTGATTCTTGGTGGAGCCAGCCTCTGTCAGGCCCTTTAA
- the rsfS gene encoding ribosome silencing factor, translating to MDSEQLAELAADACDDRKGVDIQLIRVDEVSSLADWLVIAGGQSDVQVKAMARSVEDRLEEEAKRLPLRKEGMNEGRWALLDYGELIVHILQSNERSYYDLEAFWSHGERRPHLASETSVGL from the coding sequence ATGGATAGTGAACAGCTGGCCGAGCTTGCAGCGGATGCTTGCGACGATCGCAAGGGTGTAGATATCCAGCTCATTCGGGTTGATGAGGTTTCAAGCCTCGCCGATTGGTTGGTGATTGCAGGTGGTCAGAGCGACGTTCAAGTCAAGGCAATGGCCCGATCGGTTGAAGACCGTCTGGAAGAAGAAGCCAAACGACTCCCCTTACGCAAAGAAGGGATGAACGAAGGTCGCTGGGCCCTGCTCGATTACGGCGAATTGATTGTGCACATCCTTCAATCAAACGAACGCAGCTACTACGACTTGGAAGCGTTCTGGAGTCACGGTGAACGCCGTCCCCATCTAGCTTCTGAAACATCGGTAGGCCTCTGA
- a CDS encoding DUF3318 domain-containing protein, which yields MSELQRLKGLLPPEMQSWVFVEAAAAVEPALITLEEIGRDEVEIQVDLDLWDRFALDHRNLLFWHEVGRIQNDTIPRDGWEMAALAIGLGGAIGELWVQDGLLLLMALGLSGFAGYRLYLKNNAEKRLRDAISADERAIDLACRFGYSVPNAYKSLGGALKELVEQTRKKKKRSFYEDRLEALRKSAGKARAEMAQQQGSNQSVTSENVYG from the coding sequence ATGAGTGAGCTCCAGCGACTGAAAGGGTTGCTGCCACCAGAGATGCAGAGCTGGGTGTTCGTGGAAGCTGCTGCTGCTGTGGAACCTGCTTTGATCACTCTTGAAGAGATCGGCAGAGATGAGGTCGAGATTCAGGTTGATCTTGATCTGTGGGACCGCTTTGCGCTTGATCACAGAAACCTTCTGTTTTGGCACGAGGTTGGTCGGATCCAAAACGACACCATTCCTAGAGATGGTTGGGAAATGGCTGCTTTAGCCATCGGCCTGGGCGGTGCGATTGGTGAGCTTTGGGTGCAAGACGGTTTGCTGTTGTTGATGGCCCTGGGCTTGTCTGGGTTTGCTGGCTATCGCCTCTATCTCAAAAACAATGCCGAAAAGCGTCTTCGTGATGCGATCTCAGCCGACGAAAGGGCGATTGATCTGGCTTGCCGATTTGGCTACAGCGTTCCGAATGCCTACAAAAGTCTGGGTGGAGCTCTGAAGGAGTTGGTGGAACAGACACGCAAAAAGAAAAAGAGGAGCTTTTACGAGGACCGGCTTGAGGCACTACGCAAAAGCGCAGGAAAAGCAAGAGCAGAAATGGCTCAGCAGCAGGGCTCCAATCAATCCGTTACCAGCGAGAACGTTTATGGATAG
- the carB gene encoding carbamoyl-phosphate synthase large subunit: MPRRNDLRRILLLGSGPIVIGQACEFDYSGTQACKALRAEGYEVILINSNPASIMTDPEMADRTYVEPLTPDVVTRVIELERPDALLPTMGGQTALNLAVALSKDGTLDRFGVELIGADLKAIQKAEDRQLFKQAMERIGVHVCPSGIASTLEEAESVGASISSYPRIIRPAFTLGGSGGGIAYNPEEFSAICKTGLDASPVSQILIEKSLLGWKEFELEVMRDLADNVVIVCSIENLDPMGVHTGDSITVAPAQTLTDREYQRLRDQSIAIIREIGVATGGSNIQFAINPADGEVVVIEMNPRVSRSSALASKATGFPIAKIAARLAIGYTLDEILNDITGKTPACFEPTIDYVVTKVPRFAFEKFRGSPAVLTTAMKSVGEAMAIGRCFEESFQKALRSLETGLSGWGGDRPEPSCSKTDLERSLRTPSPDRILAVRSAMLSGMTDAHIHELSHIDPWFLAKLRGLIDAESDLLKGKSLEDLDETILFKLKTLGYSDRQIAWFVDSKELNVRERRDQLGVTPVFKTVDTCAAEFASSTPYHYSTYERPLFRLKPDGLLQPMAPSTEVATETRPKLMILGGGPNRIGQGIEFDYCCCHASFSAQDQGFATVMLNSNPETVSTDYDSSDRLYFEPITLEDVLNVIEAERPNGVIVQFGGQTPLKLALSLLNWLSTPQGKATGTQIWGTSPASIDLAEDREQFEAILRKLEIRQPRNGLARSEVEARSIAGNVGYPVVVRPSYVLGGRAMEVVYDEEELNRYMKEAVQVEPDHPVLIDQYLENAVEVDVDALCDHEGTVVIGGLMEHIEPAGIHSGDSACCLPSISLSEDALSLIRRWSEALAITLKVQGLINLQFAVQRAADGQEKVFIIEANPRASRTVPFVAKATGVPLARLATRLMAGETLSQVGLLKEPVPPLQTVKEAVLPFRRFPGSDSLLGPEMRSTGEVMGSASDFGMAFAKAELAAGEALPTTGTVFLSTHDRDKPALVPVARQLIGLGFQLMATSGTAQALRNEGLQVESVLKVHEGRPNIEDLIRSGGVQLVINTPIGRQAAHDDRYLRRAALDYSVPTLTTLAGARAAVEAIEALQTRTIVIHALQDVHASLSGQ; encoded by the coding sequence ATGCCCCGGCGGAACGATCTTCGTCGCATCCTCCTGTTGGGTTCCGGACCGATTGTGATCGGACAGGCCTGCGAGTTCGACTATTCAGGAACTCAGGCTTGTAAAGCCCTGAGGGCAGAAGGCTATGAGGTGATCTTGATCAACTCAAATCCGGCCTCGATCATGACGGATCCGGAAATGGCGGATCGCACTTACGTCGAGCCGCTAACGCCGGACGTTGTCACTCGCGTCATTGAACTCGAGCGTCCCGATGCCCTGCTCCCCACAATGGGAGGGCAAACTGCCCTGAATCTGGCGGTTGCCCTTTCCAAAGATGGAACGCTGGATCGGTTTGGCGTTGAGCTGATCGGTGCCGATCTCAAAGCGATTCAAAAAGCGGAAGACCGGCAACTGTTCAAGCAGGCGATGGAGCGCATTGGTGTTCACGTCTGCCCTTCAGGAATCGCGTCCACTTTGGAAGAAGCGGAATCGGTTGGTGCCTCGATTAGCAGCTATCCACGCATTATTCGACCTGCCTTCACGCTCGGGGGAAGCGGTGGAGGAATCGCCTACAACCCTGAGGAGTTCAGCGCTATTTGCAAGACGGGTCTTGATGCCAGTCCTGTTTCTCAGATCTTGATTGAGAAATCTCTGCTCGGGTGGAAGGAATTTGAGCTTGAGGTGATGCGTGATCTAGCAGACAACGTGGTGATTGTTTGCAGCATCGAGAATTTGGATCCAATGGGGGTCCATACCGGTGACTCGATCACCGTTGCACCGGCTCAAACGCTCACTGATCGGGAATACCAAAGGCTGCGAGACCAATCGATCGCGATCATTCGTGAGATTGGTGTGGCTACTGGTGGAAGCAATATCCAGTTCGCCATCAATCCTGCTGACGGTGAAGTGGTGGTGATTGAAATGAATCCAAGGGTGAGTCGCTCCTCTGCACTAGCGAGTAAGGCCACTGGATTTCCGATTGCCAAGATCGCTGCGAGGTTGGCAATCGGGTACACCCTCGATGAGATCCTCAACGACATCACTGGAAAGACACCAGCCTGTTTTGAGCCCACCATTGACTACGTGGTCACGAAAGTGCCTCGTTTTGCATTTGAAAAGTTCCGTGGATCTCCCGCTGTTCTGACAACCGCGATGAAGTCGGTTGGTGAGGCGATGGCCATCGGTCGTTGTTTCGAAGAGTCGTTCCAGAAAGCATTGCGATCACTGGAGACTGGCCTGTCCGGATGGGGGGGGGACCGACCGGAGCCATCGTGCTCCAAAACCGATCTTGAACGCTCACTACGGACACCGTCCCCCGATCGAATTTTGGCTGTCCGCAGCGCCATGTTGTCAGGCATGACCGATGCGCATATTCATGAATTAAGTCATATTGATCCCTGGTTCCTTGCAAAGTTAAGAGGATTAATTGATGCTGAGTCTGATCTTTTGAAGGGCAAAAGCCTGGAAGATCTTGATGAGACAATATTGTTTAAGCTCAAGACATTGGGTTATTCCGATCGGCAAATAGCCTGGTTTGTTGATAGTAAAGAATTGAATGTTCGAGAGCGCAGAGACCAGTTGGGTGTGACACCTGTCTTCAAAACAGTCGACACCTGTGCTGCTGAATTTGCTTCCTCCACTCCTTATCACTACTCAACCTATGAACGTCCCCTTTTTCGTTTGAAGCCAGATGGGCTACTTCAGCCCATGGCTCCATCCACTGAGGTTGCTACGGAGACGAGGCCAAAGTTGATGATTTTGGGTGGTGGACCTAATCGGATTGGGCAGGGTATTGAATTTGATTACTGTTGTTGCCACGCCTCTTTTTCTGCGCAGGATCAGGGTTTTGCGACGGTGATGTTAAACAGCAATCCCGAGACAGTCTCTACGGATTACGACAGTAGTGACCGTCTTTATTTTGAGCCGATAACGCTCGAGGATGTGCTCAATGTGATTGAGGCAGAGCGCCCGAATGGAGTGATTGTTCAATTCGGTGGGCAAACACCTCTCAAGCTCGCATTGTCTCTTTTAAATTGGCTCTCCACACCGCAAGGAAAGGCGACTGGGACTCAAATTTGGGGAACCTCACCAGCATCCATCGACCTCGCAGAAGATCGCGAACAGTTTGAGGCCATTCTTCGGAAACTAGAGATTCGTCAACCTCGTAATGGTTTGGCCCGAAGTGAAGTGGAAGCGCGGTCGATTGCTGGCAACGTTGGCTATCCCGTTGTTGTTCGTCCCTCTTACGTATTAGGAGGGCGTGCCATGGAAGTTGTGTACGACGAGGAAGAGCTCAATCGTTATATGAAAGAAGCTGTTCAAGTTGAGCCAGATCATCCTGTACTCATTGATCAATATCTGGAGAATGCTGTTGAGGTTGATGTTGATGCCCTTTGTGATCATGAGGGCACGGTTGTGATTGGTGGCTTGATGGAACACATCGAGCCTGCAGGAATTCACTCCGGAGATTCAGCGTGTTGCTTGCCTTCCATCTCCCTTAGTGAAGATGCTTTATCTCTGATTCGTCGTTGGAGTGAGGCGTTAGCGATCACGTTGAAAGTTCAAGGATTGATTAACTTGCAATTTGCGGTTCAAAGGGCTGCAGATGGACAAGAAAAAGTATTCATTATCGAAGCAAATCCTCGTGCTTCTCGCACTGTTCCCTTTGTGGCCAAAGCCACAGGCGTTCCTTTGGCACGCCTTGCAACGCGTTTGATGGCTGGTGAAACGCTGAGCCAGGTTGGTTTGCTGAAAGAGCCTGTCCCTCCTTTGCAGACCGTGAAGGAAGCGGTGCTTCCATTTCGACGTTTTCCTGGATCTGATTCTCTTTTGGGCCCCGAGATGCGCTCAACTGGTGAAGTGATGGGTTCTGCATCCGATTTCGGTATGGCTTTCGCCAAAGCAGAACTAGCTGCAGGTGAAGCGCTTCCAACCACTGGAACGGTCTTTCTTTCTACGCACGATCGCGATAAGCCGGCTTTGGTGCCCGTGGCGCGCCAGCTCATCGGATTGGGTTTCCAATTGATGGCAACCTCTGGAACCGCTCAAGCACTTCGTAATGAAGGGTTGCAGGTGGAGTCCGTTCTTAAGGTGCATGAGGGACGCCCCAATATCGAAGACCTCATTCGTTCTGGTGGTGTGCAGCTGGTGATCAACACACCAATTGGACGCCAGGCTGCGCATGATGATCGCTATTTGCGCAGGGCTGCGCTCGATTATTCCGTTCCTACCCTCACCACACTGGCTGGTGCACGTGCTGCTGTAGAGGCGATTGAGGCCTTACAAACTCGAACAATCGTGATTCATGCTTTGCAAGACGTCCACGCATCGCTTTCTGGCCAGTAG
- a CDS encoding DUF3386 domain-containing protein produces the protein MTSTSATVIAPGSDCRDAFRAAYQNRYTWDPGFSGYSGRCIWLQGDRSVEGTFRVGADLKAKVEGVSDPEVEKAFASQLWEVCIHRVRRTFEQTHSENIFTAGDYTDEGLEVIIGGKGQGDKYRIKDDIVTMVHRHIHGTVVTIHTMSTTDTGNGYLSHTYTSEYADPKTGESKGGKSTFEDQFAPLPGNGPWTLASRRITTAAGPGSEASEQTFLFEDLQLLA, from the coding sequence TTGACCTCGACCTCCGCGACAGTGATTGCTCCAGGCAGCGATTGCCGGGATGCTTTTCGTGCTGCTTATCAAAACCGCTACACCTGGGATCCAGGATTTTCTGGATATTCAGGTCGCTGCATTTGGCTACAAGGCGACCGTTCTGTTGAAGGAACCTTCCGTGTTGGCGCTGATTTAAAAGCCAAGGTTGAGGGGGTCTCTGATCCTGAAGTTGAAAAAGCATTTGCTTCACAATTGTGGGAAGTTTGTATTCATCGTGTGCGTCGCACATTTGAACAGACCCATTCTGAAAATATATTTACAGCTGGCGATTACACCGATGAAGGCCTCGAAGTCATCATTGGCGGAAAAGGTCAAGGGGATAAATATCGGATTAAAGATGATATTGTCACCATGGTCCACCGTCACATTCATGGAACGGTGGTCACTATTCACACCATGAGCACAACTGACACTGGAAATGGTTATCTAAGCCATACGTACACCAGCGAATATGCCGATCCCAAAACGGGTGAGTCAAAGGGTGGAAAAAGTACGTTTGAGGATCAGTTTGCCCCTCTTCCAGGAAATGGTCCTTGGACCCTTGCCTCACGTCGTATCACTACGGCTGCCGGCCCTGGCTCAGAGGCCTCTGAGCAAACGTTTTTGTTCGAAGATTTGCAGCTTCTGGCATGA
- a CDS encoding sodium:alanine symporter family protein: MNSLLSEINGFVWGPFTLWLIGLTGLYLMLGLKFQPLIRIGFGFREAIASIRSSSGDGDVSAFKSLTTALAATIGTGNVAGVAGAIAVGGPGAVFWMWMIALVGMATKYAESLLAVHYREVDELGEHVGGPMYFIRNGLGKNWAWMGWLFAFFGALAGFGIGNGVQANAMAEALQVSFGIPPLLTGIVVASITLAVLIGGIERIGQVTQIVVPLMAAVYVIGALVILAANLEQIPGAFGLIFSNAFNGEAAAGGSLGVVIQRGIARGVFSNESGLGTAPIAQAAAKPGDPVLQGSVAMIGTFIDTIVICSMTALVIIISGLYSQADYVSGAKNVSLTINAFGSALPGFDWIVVFGTIFFTLTTILGWGYYSEKCLEYMAGVKAIRPFRLVWVAVVVFGAVASGGVIWTIAEILNGLMAIPNLIGLLLLSPVVFRLTRSYDFKTRQQSTTLS, translated from the coding sequence GTGAATTCTCTGCTTTCCGAAATCAATGGCTTCGTTTGGGGGCCGTTCACTCTTTGGTTAATTGGCCTCACTGGCTTGTATTTAATGTTGGGGCTGAAATTTCAGCCCCTAATCCGTATTGGATTTGGTTTTCGCGAAGCGATCGCATCCATCCGTAGTAGCAGTGGTGATGGTGATGTCAGTGCTTTTAAAAGTCTGACGACTGCGTTGGCTGCGACGATTGGCACCGGAAATGTTGCAGGCGTTGCAGGAGCAATCGCGGTTGGTGGCCCTGGGGCCGTGTTTTGGATGTGGATGATCGCCCTTGTGGGTATGGCTACGAAATACGCCGAATCGCTGTTGGCAGTTCATTACCGCGAAGTGGATGAGCTTGGTGAGCACGTGGGCGGTCCTATGTATTTCATTCGCAATGGACTTGGTAAAAACTGGGCCTGGATGGGCTGGTTGTTTGCCTTCTTTGGAGCCCTTGCTGGATTTGGGATCGGTAATGGGGTTCAAGCCAATGCGATGGCTGAAGCCTTGCAAGTGTCGTTTGGGATCCCGCCGTTGTTGACCGGCATCGTCGTGGCTTCGATCACCTTGGCGGTTTTGATTGGAGGAATTGAAAGGATTGGCCAGGTCACTCAGATTGTTGTACCGCTGATGGCAGCTGTGTATGTCATTGGAGCCTTAGTCATTCTCGCTGCAAATCTGGAACAGATTCCTGGAGCTTTTGGTCTTATTTTTTCCAATGCTTTCAATGGAGAAGCTGCTGCTGGTGGTTCACTCGGTGTGGTGATTCAGCGTGGTATTGCACGTGGTGTGTTCTCGAATGAGTCAGGTTTGGGAACGGCGCCGATTGCTCAGGCTGCTGCGAAGCCTGGTGATCCTGTTCTCCAAGGCTCTGTGGCGATGATTGGAACGTTCATCGACACTATCGTGATCTGTTCGATGACAGCTCTTGTGATCATTATTAGCGGTTTGTACTCCCAGGCGGATTATGTTTCCGGGGCTAAGAATGTGTCTCTCACAATTAATGCTTTTGGATCTGCACTTCCTGGTTTTGATTGGATTGTTGTTTTTGGCACAATTTTCTTCACTTTGACAACAATATTGGGATGGGGTTACTACAGCGAGAAGTGCCTTGAATATATGGCTGGGGTGAAGGCAATTCGACCTTTCAGGTTGGTATGGGTTGCTGTGGTTGTCTTTGGTGCGGTGGCTTCGGGGGGTGTGATTTGGACGATTGCCGAGATTCTTAATGGTCTGATGGCGATCCCCAACCTGATCGGCTTGCTGTTGCTTTCCCCAGTAGTGTTCCGATTGACACGTTCTTACGACTTCAAGACTCGTCAGCAATCAACCACGCTCAGTTGA
- a CDS encoding DUF6447 family protein codes for MTSSSVSQDQNPILTFEGKRYDLNKLPDDLKELVRGMQVADAQLRMHEDTLKVLAVGRQSMAMQLNERLKEVTPLEDAA; via the coding sequence ATGACCAGCTCTTCCGTTTCCCAAGACCAGAATCCAATTCTGACCTTTGAAGGCAAACGCTACGACCTCAATAAGCTCCCAGATGATCTCAAAGAGCTCGTTAGAGGAATGCAGGTTGCTGATGCCCAACTCCGTATGCATGAGGACACCCTCAAAGTGCTCGCAGTTGGACGCCAGTCAATGGCCATGCAGCTCAACGAACGACTCAAGGAAGTCACTCCCCTAGAAGACGCAGCCTGA